The following are encoded together in the candidate division KSB1 bacterium genome:
- a CDS encoding response regulator: MDRKRILINEKEPREVADLRKALVATGYDVRMAESSAQTLELIASFKPNLLISEVRMPVMDGPHLLQEVRNRPATRALLFVMIGKLRTVEERVGILKLPIDDYLQKPLDIDEAVVRIDNLIKEIELLSASSQPRWRGFNGHLSEMNLVDLLQTIEVGKKTCVLKLRAHEKEGQVFVTEGQVIDAELGGLEARRALLRMFTWSEGTFQVELRPHERTRMLTIANRDLISEGLTRQHRWRQLTAQLPPLHTQVMLAPSPAPAANEEEQALFKLLENGVAKRLLDLVEENSADDLRTLTVCKKLFERGAIQAVQVPSASQNGESTQWLKRLQDEGQTRSASPVDALFKAIVKPVANATVPHERRRADRRQQAGRRQYDRRNGLVRKLYLNKSELLMIRAKLSH, from the coding sequence ATGGATCGAAAAAGAATATTGATCAACGAGAAAGAGCCGCGCGAAGTGGCGGATCTGCGCAAGGCCCTGGTGGCCACCGGCTATGATGTGCGCATGGCGGAGAGCTCGGCACAGACTCTGGAATTGATCGCCAGCTTCAAGCCCAACCTGCTGATCTCGGAGGTGCGCATGCCGGTGATGGACGGCCCCCATTTGCTGCAGGAGGTGCGCAACCGGCCGGCAACCCGGGCGTTGCTCTTCGTGATGATCGGCAAACTGCGCACCGTCGAAGAGCGGGTCGGCATTTTGAAGCTGCCGATCGACGATTATCTGCAAAAGCCGCTCGACATCGACGAGGCCGTGGTGCGCATCGACAATCTCATCAAGGAAATTGAGCTGCTCTCGGCCTCCTCGCAGCCGCGCTGGCGCGGCTTCAATGGCCACTTGAGTGAGATGAATCTGGTGGACTTGCTGCAAACCATCGAAGTCGGCAAGAAAACCTGTGTGCTGAAATTGCGCGCCCACGAAAAAGAGGGCCAGGTCTTTGTCACCGAAGGCCAGGTGATAGACGCCGAGCTGGGTGGCCTGGAGGCACGCCGGGCGCTGCTGCGCATGTTCACCTGGAGCGAGGGCACCTTTCAGGTCGAGCTGCGGCCGCATGAGCGCACCCGCATGCTCACCATTGCCAATCGCGATTTGATTTCCGAAGGCCTGACCCGGCAGCACCGCTGGCGGCAATTGACCGCGCAACTGCCGCCACTGCACACCCAGGTCATGCTGGCACCCTCTCCCGCCCCGGCTGCCAACGAAGAAGAGCAGGCCTTGTTCAAGCTGCTGGAAAACGGCGTGGCCAAACGCCTGCTGGACCTGGTGGAGGAAAACTCTGCCGACGACTTGCGCACGCTCACGGTTTGCAAAAAGCTCTTTGAGCGCGGCGCGATTCAAGCCGTGCAGGTGCCCAGCGCCAGCCAAAACGGCGAATCAACGCAATGGCTCAAACGCTTGCAAGACGAGGGACAAACCCGCAGCGCCTCCCCGGTGGACGCGCTGTTCAAGGCCATCGTCAAGCCGGTGGCGAACGCCACGGTGCCACATGAACGGCGGCGTGCCGACCGCCGCCAGCAGGCGGGACGCCGGCAGTATGACCGCCGCAACGGCCTGGTGCGCAAGCTTTATCTCAACAAAAGCGAGCTGCTCATGATTCGCGCAAAATTGTCGCACTAA
- the nuoK gene encoding NADH-quinone oxidoreductase subunit NuoK, with product MMPLAHYLILSAMLFAIGVAGVLLRRNAIVIFMSIELMLNAVNLTFVAFAAHHGSLEGQIFVFFVMVVAAAEVAVGLALMVAIFRLRETVFVDELNLMKW from the coding sequence ATCATGCCCCTTGCTCATTATCTGATTCTCAGCGCGATGCTGTTTGCGATTGGCGTTGCCGGCGTATTGCTGCGGCGCAATGCCATCGTCATTTTTATGTCGATCGAATTGATGCTCAACGCCGTCAATCTCACTTTCGTCGCCTTTGCAGCACACCATGGCAGCCTGGAAGGTCAGATTTTCGTCTTCTTCGTGATGGTGGTGGCGGCGGCGGAAGTCGCGGTCGGCCTGGCGCTCATGGTGGCCATCTTCCGTCTGCGGGAGACGGTGTTTGTGGATGAACTGAATCTGATGAAATGGTGA
- a CDS encoding response regulator, which produces MDNPTILVADGDPKNLQILRENLEAAGFEVIVASDGLQAWQKISSSVPDLILSEVNLPKLDGFQLLEKLKADPVTSSIPLMFLTNRRELQDRVRSLRGGVKDYMIKPLHIKEVLARIRMILRRMERIKEEEAEPAKKLVGRLEEFSPVDLIESFGVERKTGVLTLHNENNRSGEIYFRDGAVVNASLGNLKAEKAVYQMLPWKRGHFTMVFKDIVVPDEISVSNLGLLLQGFKRMEERERLFKLLPSPETTFVITETFRAILQKRELTTEVARFISLIDGRRDILQIIDESTYDDIKTLERLVKLYQQGFIKPAKSTLTSEDEERDLSANLAEPPILQRLAVEPQPPTSFRVTAVRGEKATPKPAPEPTSPTPVRPAPLPRQPEPPPPVAPAAEENKFAPGQEPEEPAEVSHVPPVEAGETQSFKFPEPESAPPEEDIDLTDDSELSSLPSFWHEHADEIWGAPHAGNGSDNAMIEIQEEQGEEPAAAGQGRTAAGEPDTRMRESRPPAIIGKEVVGGGEPEMQPVDLDQIMSQPTEVSAFLRDEFQSESAPPAELPVSQLRTQPGAEFLPPSVAADDTTPEPHQPLAASPSAPITASAPLPAAGPQTAPELPAKPQATSATKAGVTAPVTAATPSTVTSPAPSSAPAPAAGEEASVHRITQALMRLCAARGIAKPRLVVIGHASGSLSAMVGHLLGPQASVRKIENPTFRHLEIGERILENGAPLEVIGVSMEQQFTQLLQAVARDLVGYILLLQANRRDDLSYFGYLLKVLKSGYRLPFGIAVLRENGQQSPATATVRDLVNAEPSDYLLDCNPSDAATVAAFLEGLASDANLTRW; this is translated from the coding sequence ATGGATAATCCAACCATTCTTGTTGCGGACGGTGACCCCAAGAATCTTCAGATCCTGCGCGAAAACCTCGAGGCGGCGGGCTTCGAGGTGATTGTTGCGTCCGACGGTCTGCAAGCCTGGCAGAAAATTTCCTCCAGCGTGCCGGATCTCATCCTCTCCGAAGTCAACCTGCCCAAGCTCGACGGCTTTCAATTATTGGAAAAACTCAAAGCCGACCCGGTGACTTCCTCCATCCCGCTGATGTTTCTCACCAACCGCCGGGAATTGCAGGATCGTGTGCGCAGCTTGCGTGGCGGCGTGAAAGACTACATGATCAAGCCCCTGCACATCAAGGAGGTGCTGGCCCGCATTCGCATGATCCTGCGGCGCATGGAGCGCATCAAAGAGGAAGAAGCCGAACCCGCCAAAAAACTGGTCGGCCGGCTGGAAGAATTCAGCCCGGTGGACCTGATCGAAAGCTTCGGCGTCGAGCGCAAGACCGGCGTGCTCACCCTGCACAATGAAAACAACCGCAGCGGGGAAATTTATTTTCGTGACGGCGCCGTGGTCAATGCCTCGCTCGGCAATCTCAAGGCTGAAAAGGCCGTCTATCAAATGCTGCCCTGGAAGCGCGGTCACTTCACCATGGTGTTCAAAGACATCGTGGTGCCCGATGAAATCTCGGTCAGCAATCTCGGCCTGCTGCTGCAGGGCTTCAAACGCATGGAAGAGCGCGAGCGGCTGTTCAAGCTCCTGCCCTCGCCGGAAACCACCTTCGTCATCACCGAAACCTTCCGCGCCATTCTGCAGAAGCGCGAGCTGACCACCGAGGTGGCCCGCTTCATCAGCCTGATCGACGGCCGCCGGGATATTCTGCAGATCATCGACGAGAGCACCTACGACGACATCAAAACTCTCGAGCGGCTGGTGAAGCTCTATCAACAAGGCTTCATCAAGCCCGCGAAAAGCACCCTCACCTCTGAAGACGAAGAGCGCGATCTCTCGGCCAATCTTGCGGAGCCGCCCATTTTGCAGCGTCTTGCCGTTGAGCCGCAGCCCCCCACCAGCTTTCGGGTCACGGCCGTGCGCGGCGAAAAGGCAACCCCCAAGCCGGCGCCAGAGCCAACATCGCCCACCCCGGTCCGGCCGGCGCCGCTGCCCCGGCAACCCGAACCGCCGCCGCCCGTTGCGCCTGCAGCGGAAGAGAACAAGTTTGCGCCCGGGCAGGAACCGGAGGAGCCGGCGGAAGTCTCGCATGTTCCGCCTGTAGAGGCCGGCGAGACCCAGAGCTTCAAATTCCCCGAACCCGAGAGTGCGCCGCCGGAAGAAGACATCGATCTCACTGATGATTCGGAACTGTCGAGTTTACCGAGCTTTTGGCATGAGCACGCGGATGAAATTTGGGGAGCGCCGCACGCCGGCAACGGCAGCGACAATGCCATGATCGAGATTCAGGAAGAGCAGGGCGAGGAACCCGCGGCGGCCGGGCAGGGCCGCACGGCAGCAGGCGAGCCGGATACGCGGATGCGGGAGTCGCGGCCGCCGGCAATCATCGGGAAGGAAGTAGTCGGCGGGGGAGAACCCGAAATGCAACCGGTTGATCTCGATCAAATCATGTCGCAACCGACGGAGGTGTCTGCTTTCCTGCGCGACGAGTTTCAGAGCGAGAGTGCACCGCCGGCAGAGTTACCGGTTTCACAACTCCGGACGCAACCGGGAGCGGAATTCCTGCCACCATCCGTTGCGGCGGATGACACAACACCTGAGCCTCACCAGCCGTTGGCCGCCAGCCCGAGTGCGCCAATTACGGCTTCTGCTCCGCTGCCGGCAGCCGGACCGCAAACAGCTCCCGAACTGCCGGCCAAACCGCAAGCGACATCAGCCACAAAAGCCGGCGTCACTGCGCCCGTGACGGCAGCAACGCCTTCAACCGTCACATCGCCCGCGCCGTCTTCTGCACCCGCGCCGGCGGCGGGCGAGGAAGCGTCTGTCCACCGCATCACACAGGCACTGATGCGTTTGTGTGCTGCACGCGGTATCGCCAAACCCAGGCTGGTGGTGATCGGCCATGCCTCCGGCTCTCTTTCGGCAATGGTGGGGCATTTGCTCGGCCCGCAGGCAAGTGTGCGCAAGATTGAAAACCCCACGTTTCGGCATCTGGAAATCGGCGAGCGCATCTTGGAGAATGGCGCGCCGCTCGAAGTGATCGGCGTCTCGATGGAGCAGCAATTCACCCAGCTTTTGCAAGCGGTGGCACGCGATTTGGTGGGCTATATTTTGCTGCTGCAGGCGAATCGTCGCGACGATTTGAGTTATTTCGGCTATCTGCTGAAGGTGTTGAAAAGTGGTTATCGACTCCCGTTTGGCATTGCTGTTCTGAGGGAAAATGGCCAGCAAAGCCCGGCAACCGCGACCGTGCGGGATTTGGTGAATGCGGAGCCGTCCGACTACCTGCTTGACTGTAACCCTTCCGATGCAGCCACGGTGGCGGCGTTCCTGGAAGGCCTGGCAAGCGACGCCAATCTCACGCGCTGGTAG
- a CDS encoding NADH-quinone oxidoreductase subunit J, with protein MQPILFYTFAILAVASAVAMVLHRNPVYSAIFLILTLFSLAGFFVLLNAPFVAAVHIIVYAGAIMVLFLFVIMLLNLKRDPVREAGKIRRRFLGAALVLTLLLEVSALIGATYFLSGTGAGGRDAHVGLQSNVSGSTADIGRALFTTYLLPFEVASVLLLVAMVGAVVLAKRKLH; from the coding sequence GTGCAGCCGATTCTCTTCTATACGTTTGCAATCCTGGCGGTGGCCTCGGCGGTGGCGATGGTGTTGCATCGCAACCCGGTGTACAGCGCCATTTTTTTAATTCTGACCCTGTTTTCCCTGGCGGGCTTCTTTGTCCTGCTGAACGCGCCGTTTGTGGCGGCGGTGCACATCATCGTCTATGCCGGCGCGATCATGGTGCTGTTTCTCTTCGTCATCATGCTGCTCAATTTGAAACGGGATCCGGTGCGCGAGGCTGGCAAAATCCGGCGGCGTTTTCTCGGCGCCGCCCTGGTGCTGACACTGTTGCTGGAAGTGAGCGCGCTGATCGGTGCGACCTATTTCCTGTCCGGCACTGGTGCTGGCGGAAGAGATGCCCACGTCGGTTTGCAAAGCAATGTCAGTGGCAGCACAGCCGATATTGGACGGGCCTTGTTTACCACCTATTTGCTGCCGTTCGAGGTCGCTTCGGTGCTGCTGCTCGTCGCCATGGTCGGTGCAGTGGTGCTGGCCAAGCGCAAGTTGCATTAG
- a CDS encoding pyridoxal-phosphate dependent enzyme, which yields MNVYNSITEAIGQTPLVRLQRVTAGLKCKVYAKIEYLNPGGSSNDRTALRILENAEKTGKLKPGGTIVEATNGNAGGGLAMLAAARGYRAIFTVPDKTSQEKIRMLKAFGAEVIVCPTAVPAHSPESTFAVAEKIAKETPSALFANHYANPENPEAHYATTGPEIWEQSNGKVSVFVCGIGSGGTISGVGRFLKEKNPNIKIVGVDPVGSILRDYFYSRQLSTSQPYLVEGIGKDSIPATLNFDYLDEILPVGDKESFLMARRLAREEGLLVGGSSGSAAVVAVRLAQELAADQLVVTIFPDTGLYYLSKFYSDEWMKENRFFDFDKALVHHLLDSKSRNLPALLSVPPEVTVREALQLMEEHNVSQMPVIEAGRSIGSLDESTLLSRVLEEAALLEERVRCVMDASLPVVHHDDSLEHARYLLARGYPGILVQEQGQLVGIITKYDLINFMA from the coding sequence GTGAACGTTTACAACAGCATTACCGAGGCCATCGGGCAGACGCCACTGGTGCGCTTGCAACGCGTAACCGCGGGGCTCAAGTGCAAAGTCTATGCAAAGATCGAATATCTCAATCCCGGCGGCAGCAGCAATGACCGCACGGCGTTGCGGATACTGGAAAATGCGGAAAAAACCGGCAAACTCAAGCCGGGCGGCACCATCGTCGAAGCCACCAATGGCAATGCCGGCGGCGGTTTGGCAATGCTGGCCGCCGCGCGCGGCTATCGCGCCATCTTCACCGTGCCGGACAAGACCAGCCAGGAAAAAATCCGCATGCTCAAGGCCTTTGGCGCGGAAGTGATCGTCTGTCCGACCGCCGTGCCCGCCCATTCCCCGGAAAGCACGTTTGCCGTGGCGGAAAAAATTGCCAAAGAAACTCCGAGCGCCCTGTTCGCCAATCACTACGCCAATCCTGAAAACCCCGAGGCGCATTATGCCACCACCGGCCCGGAAATTTGGGAGCAAAGCAACGGCAAAGTGAGCGTGTTCGTCTGTGGCATCGGCAGCGGCGGCACCATCTCCGGCGTCGGCCGGTTCCTCAAGGAAAAAAATCCGAACATTAAGATCGTGGGGGTGGATCCGGTCGGCTCGATTCTGCGCGACTATTTCTACTCCCGCCAGCTTTCCACCAGCCAGCCCTACCTCGTGGAAGGCATCGGCAAGGATTCGATTCCCGCCACTTTGAATTTTGACTACCTCGATGAAATCCTGCCGGTGGGGGACAAGGAGTCCTTTCTGATGGCGCGGCGGCTGGCGCGCGAAGAAGGCCTGCTGGTGGGCGGCTCATCCGGCAGCGCGGCGGTGGTGGCCGTGCGCCTGGCACAGGAGCTGGCCGCCGATCAATTGGTGGTCACCATCTTCCCGGACACCGGACTGTACTATCTCTCGAAGTTTTATTCCGATGAATGGATGAAAGAAAACCGCTTCTTCGATTTCGACAAGGCACTGGTGCATCACCTGTTGGATTCCAAGAGCCGCAATCTGCCGGCGCTGTTGAGTGTGCCGCCGGAAGTGACCGTGCGCGAAGCGCTGCAGCTCATGGAAGAACACAATGTTTCGCAGATGCCCGTTATCGAGGCCGGCAGAAGCATCGGCAGCCTGGACGAAAGCACGCTGCTCAGCCGCGTGCTGGAGGAAGCGGCGCTGCTGGAGGAGCGCGTGCGCTGCGTGATGGACGCCAGTTTGCCGGTGGTGCATCATGATGACTCGCTCGAACACGCCAGGTACTTGCTGGCGCGCGGCTATCCCGGCATCCTGGTGCAGGAGCAGGGCCAGCTCGTCGGCATCATCACCAAATATGATCTCATCAACTTCATGGCCTGA